Proteins encoded in a region of the Micropterus dolomieu isolate WLL.071019.BEF.003 ecotype Adirondacks linkage group LG07, ASM2129224v1, whole genome shotgun sequence genome:
- the LOC123973503 gene encoding SPEG neighbor protein-like produces MSKAKAAPPPGCTLNINDPQVQEAAIRIQASYRGHRSRKELREKGPPKILQELKDVVLVEGSAAKLECRVSAFPDPFIVWYKDGKELKDGPKYRYVFEDPDFVALVVRDGVLADLGKYTVNIKNPFGQTSGSACILVEVPAKVSKGPDNIKAKRGTTVVLKAEISGEPPPDVAWLKDGDDIEEDDRVFFDVGDTNTILTIKSAKLCDAGKYEVFVENNLGTDQSSARVDIL; encoded by the exons ATGTCCAAAGCGAAAGCTGCACCCCCTCCTGGGTGCACTCTAAACATCAACGATCCTCAGGTCCAGGAGGCCGCTATCCGAATCCAAGCCTCATATCGCGGCCACAG GTCGCGTAAAGAGCTGCGGGAGAAAGGCCCTCCCAAGATCCTGCAGGAGCTCAAAGATGTGGTTCTTGTTGAGGGCAGCGCAGCGAAGCTGGAGTGCAGAGTTAGCGCTTTCCCGGATCCTTTCATCGTCTGGTACAAGGATGGCAAAGAGCTGAAGGATGGTCCCAAATACCGTTATGTTTTTGAAGACCCAGATTTTGTGGCGCTCGTGGTCCGTGACGGGGTTCTGGCTGATCTTGGAAAATACACTGTTAACATTAAAAATCCGTTTGGACAGACGTCTGGATCTGCCTGCATTCTAGTGGAAG TCCCTGCTAAGGTTTCTAAAGGCCCAGACAACATTAAGGCCAAAAGAGGGACAACCGTGGTGCTCAAGGCTGAAATAAGTGGGGAGCCTCCTCCAGATGTTGCCTGGCTCAAAGATGGAGATGATATTGAAGAAGACGACAG GGTGTTCTTCGACGTTGGAGACACCAACACAATCTTGACCATCAAAAGTGCAAAGTTGTGTGATGCTGGCAAGTATGAGGTGTTTGTGGAGAACAATCTGGGCACAGACCAGTCCTCCGCTCGTGTCGACATCCTCTGA